The Pleurocapsa minor HA4230-MV1 nucleotide sequence TAATAAAATCTTTGCCTCAACAGCGCGATTATTCAAGGCGAAATGAATTCGCCGAATCTCGCGCTCAAACTAAGCGGGATAAACGCCTCTGCGTCTTTGCGACGCGAAGCTAGTGCTAAAGCACTTGTCTCGCATAGTTGGAGATACCGCTTCGCATATCCTTTAGGGCGCGAGTTTTAATTCAACTGTTTATCCATACTTGATATTACTCAAGGATTAGTTCTTTTGCCTTCAGGTAAAGAAGGATAAGGTTTATAAGGCATGGGAATATATTGTACTGATGGACGAATGTTTTGAGGCTGAGGATAAAATTCCATCAGCTTGTAAATAGATTTAGGCAAACCAACTGTAATCGGCAAACCAAGTTCTGTTGCTTCTTCTACAGTAATCGGACAATCGTGAGTAATTTTTCCTGTGGTCAAGGTATCTATAATGTTTTCGATATTTTCTGGTGCAATCTTGGGTTGAGGAATTTCATCTTTAAGTAACGTTCTCACAAAACGTTGTACTTGATTGATGGCTTTGCGCGATAAATCCGCCATGATTAAAGTCTGATCGTCAACTTCGGCGATGGGTTTTTGTTCGACTACTTTAATAATGCTAGCAGCAGCCATATTCCCTAGTTGAGGATCTACTGGGCCTAAAACAGCATTGGGATCCATAACAATCTCATCGGCAGCTAAAGCAAGCATTGTTCCACCACTCATGGCATAGTGAGGAATAAAGACGGAAACTTGGGCAGGATGACGAATTAAGGCTCTAGCAATTTGCTCCGTCGCCAATACTAACCCTCCTGGCGTATGCAAAATAAGATCGATTGGGACGTTGGGAGGAGTAAGACGAATTGCTCGTAAGACTTGTTCTGAATCTTCAATAGAAATATAGCGACTTAGCGGAATTCCTAAAAGACTGATAGATTCTTGTCGGTGAATTAGTAAAATAACTCGACTTTGACGATTTTGCTCGAATTCTTGTAAAGCGCGAACTCGTCGAAATTCTGTTTGGCGACGTTGCCATAGTGGTTGCAAAGACGAGATGATTAAAAATACCCAGAATAGATCGAAAATACTAAAACTCATTGTGATTGCTGTTCTTTTTTACACTTTTATTTTTACCAAATGGTATTAGAAGAACAATTTATCTAAAGGCATAAATTAGTCTTTTTTCATCTTTATCGGCGAAATTAGTGGTATTAGTTCACAGTCAGGGGAAGTAGTAGTAGTAGTGTAAGCTAATCAGCAAAGGGAGTTAGAAGTGGTAGAGTAAATTCAAGATTGACGAAACTTGTAGCATTGACAAAAGAATTCGCTCATATTTACGATATCTTTGAATATTTAAAAGTAAGTGTTATACTTACCTTTGGTGTTTAATCCCTTGATGCTTATAAAGCAGAGGATGTTCTTAACTAGAACTATACTTGTTTGAACACGATATCGCTCTCGTGGCTTAGTGGCAAAGCACCTCCTTGGTAAGGAGGAGATCACGGGTTCAAATCCCGTCGAGAGCTTCCTCACTATCGTTCGGACTATCGGGCTTTTCCCGTAATCCCCTCCTCCCAAAGGAGGTACGCTTTACTCAAAACTTACTCAAAAGTAACTATAGCTGAGAGCTGAACGAAAGAGAAGCGGGTACATAAATACCCCAATTATATAAGCGCTTAAATATCGCTATATAGAAAAGCTATACATTATTCCATCTTTATGGCAATCTGTCAAATCGCTTAAACAACCCTCAGTTCGTTACGAAACCAAGGCTTTACAGGCGGTTATCTTAAATGCTGTAATTAGATAGTTAAGATAACTATTCTTGCTGATTCTTTATAGGCAATTACGACACTACCCCTCGATCTAGGTGGATGCCTGTAGCAAGGGGTAGTGTTTCAGATTAGCTCTACTTATACCAATACAGAATTAGTACAAACTCGTTATTTCGCATTTTAGAGCTAGATCGAGATTAAAAAAGCAAGATTTACCCACATCAAGAAACAGAGGCGGTCAACCAAAACTAAGCACTGAAAATCAGTTATTAATCGCTCTAGAATATTGACATCGCCTGATTCATGCAAGAGGTCTATTAAACTTTACGGTTTGATCTGTACCCTGTATTTGCAGTGTCAGGGTATTAGTAGCTAAATCAAATTCTGAACGTAAAGCATGAATTTTGGAGTTGCGTTTGCCGTTAACAAAATTACCGTCTCGATCGATAATCGCCCAAGTGCGATCGCCTTCTAATGCTCCAGATTCTAAAATAGTAACGCGATCGCAAGCTACCCAATCTAATGATTTAACGGGATAAACAAACAAGCGAGATACATAAGCAGTTGTGGCTGACATAGTTCATCATTGCCAATTGTCCATGTCCACTGATTGTCGCCGAAAAAAAAGACCGAATCAAGTAATTTACTCAATTCAGCCTATCTACAACCTTCAATCACAATATTTAATTAACTTAAGGATATGTCCCGCGATCGATTTCGTCGAGAACGGCAGTGGCTTTTGCGCACAAAACTTCATGACACTTACCGTTAGTTGCCACAATACAACCCCAGCGTTTGACATCTCCTTGGTTGTAGTAAACAGGCTCACCATTGAGGTAGCTAAACTTACCACCAGCTTCCGTGAGAATTAGCTCTGGGGCAGCAAAATCCCAGTCTTTAGCAGCCGATTTCCCTGATAAAGACAGATAAACATCAGATTCTTGTTCGAGTAGAGTCGAAATTTTACCCCCAACACCACCCATATATTTCTTACCCGCAAAGGGTAGGCGATCGATTAAGGCTTTAAAACGATCGTCGCGATGGGAACGACTGACAATCAAGTAGAGATCTTCAATTTGATGGCGCTCGGATACCTTCAGGGGGGTAATCTTGCCGTCTTTAGTTTCGACAAAAGTACCATCATCTTTCGACGCGAAATAGACTTTTCCCGCTTCAGGAATCGCCACAATGCCAATAACAGGACGACCTTGATAGGCTAAGGCAATATGCATTCCATATTCCCCTGTTTTATCGATAAAGTCTCTTGTACCGTCTAAAGGATCGATAATCCATACCCAATCTTTGGCGATCGGTTCGGCTTTTTTGACATCAAAAGTTTCTTCAGACAAATAACCAAATTCTTCCGTACCCAATTTCTCTTGTAAACTGCTGAGAATATATTTATTTGCTGCTAAATCAGCTTCGGTAACAGGCCCATCTTTCTTGTCTTGAATATCTAAATCAAACGTATTTTTATGATAGAAAGAACTGAGAATATCCGCTGCACCCCAAGCAACAGAACGGGCAATTGTGAGAATTTCTGCCAATTGGGCTTGATTTTTGTCCAAAGCCATCTCCTAAGATTTTGATGAATATTGCTTCATAATCTTACCTATAATAGGTTTGAATAGATAATCCAAAATTAATGAATAAAGAGTTTTCTTTACTTTCCCCAACGGTTCAAGATCTTATTCAATCCCTGGATCTAGAGGCGCATCCAGAAGGAGGTTTTTATCGAGAGACATGGCGCTCAAACCTAATTTTGCCACAATCTACTCTACCTGATGGTTATGGGGGCGATCGCGTGGCTGGTACCGCTATTTTGTTTTTATTACCCACTGGTCATAGTTCTCGCTGGCACCGAGTAAAATCAGCTGAACTTTGGTTTCATCAAAAAGGAGATCCTCTAGAGTTAACCATTGCAGCATCGATTGAGCCAGAATCACCATCAATCTATTTAGGTCGCGATCGCTGTTTTCAGGCAGTAGTACCCCCCCATTGGTGGCAGAAAGCTCAACCTATAGGTGGGGACGCGGGATATGC carries:
- a CDS encoding MOSC N-terminal beta barrel domain-containing protein, producing the protein MSATTAYVSRLFVYPVKSLDWVACDRVTILESGALEGDRTWAIIDRDGNFVNGKRNSKIHALRSEFDLATNTLTLQIQGTDQTVKFNRPLA
- a CDS encoding 3'(2'),5'-bisphosphate nucleotidase CysQ, with product MDKNQAQLAEILTIARSVAWGAADILSSFYHKNTFDLDIQDKKDGPVTEADLAANKYILSSLQEKLGTEEFGYLSEETFDVKKAEPIAKDWVWIIDPLDGTRDFIDKTGEYGMHIALAYQGRPVIGIVAIPEAGKVYFASKDDGTFVETKDGKITPLKVSERHQIEDLYLIVSRSHRDDRFKALIDRLPFAGKKYMGGVGGKISTLLEQESDVYLSLSGKSAAKDWDFAAPELILTEAGGKFSYLNGEPVYYNQGDVKRWGCIVATNGKCHEVLCAKATAVLDEIDRGTYP
- a CDS encoding cupin domain-containing protein → MNKEFSLLSPTVQDLIQSLDLEAHPEGGFYRETWRSNLILPQSTLPDGYGGDRVAGTAILFLLPTGHSSRWHRVKSAELWFHQKGDPLELTIAASIEPESPSIYLGRDRCFQAVVPPHWWQKAQPIGGDAGYALVACVVVPGFDFDDFELIGEEK